A region of the Perca flavescens isolate YP-PL-M2 chromosome 15, PFLA_1.0, whole genome shotgun sequence genome:
TTGAGGAGATCAAAATAGAGGTGTTAAGCCTGTTTGGCAACGTGATGGGGCACCCCCTGCTTTTGTACAAGTGAGAATAACTGGAGGCGCAGATATGCAGTTAATATCAATTAGTGGTGGGGACAGTTTAAGGTAATCAGAAAAGGGGTAAGGATATATCCCCACCGTCCCTATTCTACCATAAATTATGCCCATGGGTGTGTGGTTGGGAGAGGGGAGCCAGTCAACCTACTGCTCCACTAGCTACGTGGAGACGCCGGAGGAAGTGGCGGCTGGACAGCCTGACTAGGGACGTTAAAACTGAGCTTAAATAGTCGGAGCTCTCCAGGATCAGACCCCAGCGCTGAATTTGAGTTGGTGCAGCAGCTTGTGGTGGACCCAGGACTtaaaacaatatcaatataCATAAGCAGCAAGTCTAAATGTACATTAGGCAACCCAACATTGGTTCCCAAATCGGGCAAACAATAACAGAAATCAATTCTATGCTTGTCAGGGTTTTCTCAGCCTACATCAAGGACATCGAGGACAAGCCCGGACCCACTGCCTGGGGGGCCAAAATGCCTTTTGGGGAGGTGCTGCTGGAACATAAGGACTGTGGAGGCTGGGTGCACAGTGTCTCTTTCTCCCCTGGGGGAGACCAGCTGGCCTGTGTGGCCCACAACAGCAGCATCACTGTGGTGGATGCCGCCCAAGCGAAGGAGTGAGTACATCTACCAAGACACTAATGCAATCAGTATGATCGATATTAGTCCACTATTCACTATGTTACACTTCTGGGATtactccggtgccgccggaaattccgccggatgtcactcttttcggccgtgtgtccattaccttcctctttctttgtgttggcattcttaactccggtggatttctgaggactacggttaactgctcctcagatctctgcagggtaaatccagacagctagctagactatctgtccaatctgagttttctgttgcacaactaaaactacttttgaacgtacacatgttccaccaaaacaagttccttctagaggctattttgcagaggcaccgtggaaGCGTCCGGCGTTTAGCtgcgcccaagacgattgtgattggttaaaagaaatgccgataaaccagagcacgtttttttcccccatcccggaatgctgtgtggactagccggaccttcctccgcagcgctgtggaggaaagcCTGGCAAAGCGAAACTAggttgctattaatattcagcAAGAGATAAAGTATCTTTATCTTTAACTTTTGAATTAAagatataatatgtaatattttctcataaaatgttgaaaaaagactaTACCTCTCCTGCATCATATAACTTGTAATCCCTCTAGCTGCTATAACTTCAAACAAAACATGGGAAACGTCCGAAATGCCAGATGATACGTTAGAGAGCAATTGTAAATcaattagctagctaatgtttgCTTGCTCGCTCGCTAACCAGTGAGCTGCCACCACATATTCAATCTCACTAAttatgtgggaaacactgcgGATATTGGATTAGAATTCCATGAATAAATGTTACTTATACAACATGAATAAAACTTAATATAATTGCTCATCCGTGATAAGATACATTTTCATCGACAATGATGGTTGTTGAacaatgaagaaaataaaacccATGATCGCATGCAACTTGTAATCAAAAAGTTGATTGAAAGACCCTTATGGAGACCCCTAGTGGCAGAAAATGATAAACTGTACGTCCGAGGGGATCAATGACTAAAGAAACTCTAGACTAAATTACATTTCCAACATAAATCAGCTTCTTCAGCTAACTCACCAGGCTATGCAGCACTTCATGGCTGCAATTCCTGAACAACTTTTTAAGTTTTAcactattgtttgttttttatatgtgATCCTGTAAGTAAGTCAATGTCATTGACATCTTTGGACATTATATCATGCACCTTTCTGACCTCTGTCCATCCAGGGTCACCCAGCTGACTACCGACCATCTGCCACTTCTGAGTGTGCTCTATGTCAGCCCCACTGAGCTTGTTGCTGCGGTAACTATCAccttctgtatgtgtgtgtgtgtgtgtgtgtgtgtgtgtgtgtgtgtgtgtgtgtgtaagtgtttgTGCATGTCCAGCAACTCCATGCATAAGTTCTTAAGATGAAGACATGATCAACTTCTGTACTTAATATACctattttaaagctgtaataatGAATATTTGTATCTAACTATAAAGCATGgaatctgtgtatgtgtgtgtgtgtgtgtgtgtgtgtgtgtgtgtgtgtgtgtgtgtgtgtgtttgtgtgtgtttgtgtgtgtttgtgcatgtccaGTAACTCCATGCATAAGTTCTTAAGATGAAGACATGATCAACTTCTGTACTTAATATACctattttaaagctgtaataatGAATATTTGTATCTAACTATAAAGCATGgaatctgtgtatgtgtgtgtgtgtgtgtgtgtgtgtgtgtgtgtgtgtgtgtgtgtgtgtttgtgtgtgtttgtgtgtgtttgtgcatgtccaGTAACTCCATGCATAAGTTCTTAAGATGAAGACATGATCAACTTCTGTACTTAATATACCTattttaaagctgcaataaTGAATATTTGTATCTAACTATAAAGCAgggaatctgtgtgtgtgtgtgtgtgtgtgtgtgtgtgtgtgtgtgtgttgtcaaaTTGTTTAATGCAGCTTCAAGGACCCATGTACAGTCATAATTCAGTTGAATATTGATATGATTCTTTGTACTGAACTGTTCTGTCAGGGCCATGACTGTTGCCCGTACCAGTTCACCTATAAGGGTCCAGGTGCTCTGGAGTTTGTGAAGAAGCTGGACATCCCCAAGCAGACCTCTAAGGCCAGCATGTCAGCCATGCAACACTTCCGCAACCTGGACAAGAAGGCCACTGATGAGGAGAGCAATGAGATGGGCAACCTGCACCAGAACAGCATCACGTAAGGCCAACTGCAGTTTCCCTTTAAAATAGCATCATAACCTCTACTAGTATACCAAGGAGGTTATGGACTTGTAGTGCGTTCCATTAACCTCGGAATTCGGAAGCCGAAGCTGGGAATGCTAGTGGCACTCATGTTGGATTTTTAGATCGGGGTACTCAGTGGTTGTCCGAGTTACGAGCTCAAAAATCCGAGTtcagggggcgtgtttccgactttgacgtCGGAAAATCCAACTTACGAGGACAAATGGAACACACTTGCAGAGATCTTCAatagggggtccgggacccctaggggggttctcagagtcactgcagcaaattaatgttaatgttttgaaagttttttcaaaaataatatgtcttaacataaatacaacatcttattagcaaatataaatcagcctatttgtgaaaaatgtatgaTAAGcatactggcctataggtaaggtagtcactaaggccatccacagatataGGTAATAAATCCTtatcactgtgccacatgtaggtttaacattaaattaaagatttataaaatcatgccaacaattactattttaatagcttagtattctattcACTAAagaggtatgtataaaggctttaggccacgcAAACGTTATTGTACCCCCTGTTTaaagcttgtatcatgtggatgcaacagtaatgttgtcattacttagaattcctcatgggggagacagaaactaccgCCATAGCTTTAATAGGCAAATTAATTTCATAAAATATTTGTAGTAGGTGGTCCCTGATCCGTATGTCTCAGTTaaagggtccttggcttaaaaaacgttgaagacccctggacTAAAGGACAGGTGGAAACATTTTGTGTATCTGGACCCGATAGCACCACCATGTGGTCACTTTATGGTTGGTTCATAACTCCTCAACTATCTGGTTTAAAAGCAAAatcccagatttttttttaaagccataaCTGAATGGGCAGGATTCTGACTCTTGAAATTGTGCACAGTTGATCAGTAATATTTCCAGGCAGGATGTGGAAATTCTCCAAAAATCATCAGCCAGTCAGCATGATTGTCTAGTtctatgtttgtgttgtgtattGTGATGCAGATCTGGACCTACATGCgaattaaatgtttttagtaGAGTTTTCTCCTATTTACCATAACTGTATAGGCCTTGTATGTGGCCTTGCTGGAGGTATGTGCTCTCTAGCAATGCTACAGGTAACTTGAAAGCAGTCTGAATGAATCCTCCGAAAAGTGAGGGGCTTTAGTTTGTACGTTTAAATGACATGAATTGGTATGAACTTATCCGAGGtgttttgttgctgtgtgtgtaaaactCTTGGTGAGCTCTGGGTGTCTCCAGAAATCACTCTTTTATTACGTATTACATTTTTTCGCAATCGCTTTGGCGCAATCGTCGAATGACTACTTAACTTCGTCAAACGATATgactattttatatatatatatatatatatatatatatatatgccaaaAGTTTTTCCCTCGTTGCATTGCAAGGGAGGATATCAGGTGTGAGGTCGATAAAATGTTGTGGCCTGTGGCCAGACGGAGAGGAGATTGGATGACCCATGAGGTTGATACATTTGcagcatattttctttttgcacAACCGTTCCTGAtaatttggcttttttttttcttttctgtacaAGCTTTCTTTATGTATTTACAGTTGGCTGGCGTGTACATACATTGAGCAAGTATAGTGTGTGCCATGGCTGACATGAATACTATTCAGCTGCCTAAATATACAATGTTAGCAATTGGACAATATTACAGAGAGTAACTATCACACTTTTAGAGTCCACTGTCATTTGCCAAGATGTCTTTACATTTCGACTGGCTTGCTCTAAGCAATGATAAAGGaataatttgttttggtggaaatgatttattcattaatggatttatttacatttgaagtttttttatttttgattgaGTAATCACCATAGAGTGATGTGCTGAATGTACCATGTGGTGTGAGGATTGTAGAGTTTTGACAATTGTAAGTTTGTTttagtaaatgtgtgtgtgtgtgtgtgtgtgtgtgtgtgtgtgtgtgtgtgtgtgtgtgttgtgtcctgCAGGCAGCTGTGTGTTGTATCTGGGAAGAAAGCCAAAGTGGAGAAGTACAGCAGTGTGGGTCTGGATGGAGCCATTGTGATCTGGGATTTTAAGGTACACGTCAAACTCTGTCTACCATGCAAACGTGGAACTGTGATTTAGTAACTTGACTGTGAGTAAAACATTAACCCTTTAAGGCATTTTGATTAGAAGTTATTTATTGTAATGGTAGGTGTATATTCTGCAGATATTCACATACATAAAGTTATCTGATTCCTTTGATGGAAATGAGTCAATTTGGAAATATAATGGAGAGTTCAACAAAATGTATTGTCTCTGACAACATATAGACCATGATATGTAGTTCAAAgctaaaaaaactaacaaacaaaaaactagtAGGTGGAACTCGAGTTAATTTTGACAAATGCCAAACATGTGGTTATTAAGCACTGGTAATATTGGAAATTACTTTTTCCTATGTCAAGAATAAAGCTTCCCACTCACTGATAGAAAGTATGTTTTGACACATCTCACCTTCCACGACACATACTATAGTATACCTCCAATGTATTCATGTCATTCTTATCATAGTTATGGTTGTGCCAGTTCaatcataaataataaattattatagAAGCACACTGATTTATCTGATTTCCATATCCCcaaaacatcaacaaagagTTTGGAGGAAATTCAGTGACTTGGATGGACTGTAACATAGTCGATGAAGTAGCACTTCAGACAGATTTTACATATACAAAATTCAATTGGACCCACTTAGGGCAAAACGATTTTTGAGTGATTTTGAGTGATTTTCCTGAATAATGTAATTCAAGAGATCGTGATAGACAAACTGCTTCACAGAGACTTTTTCATGCTGCTAACATTCTGAAGAAAGCACAGATTAAATGTTCAGTATTGCATGCCTGCTACCAGCTGCAACCATAGATGGGGGGGGGTTACAACAACCAATTAACCAATAATTAAAACTGGCCAGTGTAACCAACCCCAAAAACCTAttgtaatttcctttacataaataaagacatttgcaccataaattgatgcagaaatggcacaaattgttgcagaaaaattcaccagaatgctgAAAATTAAGTatttgacgctcaaaatttaaattttgttCAAAAGTGGAGATCACTCTTATGTTGAACCACAAGTTACGCCCTTGGCTGCAACGCAAACACATTGCTTCATAATCTACTCCTATCTGCCTTCAAAATACCAAATCAATAGAACTATGTAGCATCAAGTCTAACATGTTTGTACTCTCATTGTGCAGCATTGAGACACCACAGAGTGTCAGTCCCTGAGGCATCAGAGGCTGAAGAGACCAACGTACCCTGCCGCCAGCTAAACCTACGGAACTACTGATGTGCTTTTGAGGAACTGGAAACCAATGGAAGCCCATGTGCTTTGCAATATTTGTCATTAAAAAATTaatttgaataaataaagaGGAGATTTACAGGCCAGACGGTGCACTGTAATGACTTGTTCTTCACATTCACGTTTGTGTTGTGTACTCAGCAGTCTTGTAGTCCTTAAAACTGGTCTccaagaccactttttgaaggtctggGTCTCGGATCGGAATCGACCACATTTGTACTCGGTGAAAAATAAAGATGGGATTTCTTGTGATTTTACATAACTTCGGAGCTTCTGGCTTTAACAAGGTCTCATTCTATAACAGATTTGTTGTTGAGATGTACACGATTCCTGAAAAAAACATCCCGAAACAAAATACAGGagaataataatttcctttacaaaaataaagacatttggaccgtaattgatgcagaaaaggcacaaattgctgcaaaaatattcaccaaaatgcaggtaatgaagtgtttgacaCTCAAAACtttctgggggaggacacccagactccccccccccccaccccctcagtTCAaatgtgcccccccccccccaattttGAACAAAACCAACGCCCTTGCCCATCAGTATCATAATTACTCGTCATCAAGAGTACTCAGCCTATTAAAAACTGTTGTACACTATGTTGTCTGTGGCTTTAGAGGGAGCTCTCCAAAGTCTAAGAAAATACTTCTGATGATCAGGGTGGTCTCAGCTTGGTCTTATAGAACAGAAAGCGTCCTTTGtgaaatattttttatgtttatagttttacatgttttaatataACAATGCAAAGCTTAATATGATGAAATGCATTCAAATACTACAGAAAAACCCCAATACagatcaccttaaaaatatttGGCTGTACAAAAACCATTACGGTGGGTCATAGGAGGGTTGCCAAAATCAATCTTGACCCTTGGAATGTCTCACTGCAGTACTCTGGTGTCATACGTTTCTGGGGATTTAACTTCTGTTCACACTTCTCCTAGTCTATATTAACAATGTTTAATTTACGGGATAGTACCAGtgccgctggatgtccctcattttcatctggatgtccgtcccccatcctctttctttgtgttggtgttctaaactccggtggatttctgaggactatggttaactgctcctcagatctctgcagggtgaatccagacagctagctagactatctgtccaatctgtgttttctgttgcacgactaaaacaacctttgaacgtacacgttccaccaaaacaagttccttcctgaggctattttgcagagccacatgatgattgtgatcggtttaaagaaatgccaataaaccatgACGattgcccatgacgattgtgatcggtttaaagaaatgccagtaaaccagagcacgtttttctcccatccaggaatactgtgtggactagccagaccttgctttgcagcactgtggaggaaggtctggcaatgcaagactagtctACATTTCTCCCCACTGCCCTCCTCTGGATTCTTGTGAGAACAATGGTGGGGGAGGCTCAACAGTGTTAGTGATGTGAGCAGGGCTTGGGGTTAATTGACTTTTTCAAcacgggataaaaaaaaatcatgtggATTTGATTAAACTGACCATAGCAGactttgttttattgtgaaatgtttttACCTAAGTTCAATCCCTTGAtagacaaaaatgtttaaaacatcaTTAAAAAGTCTGACATTTGagtcaaatttattttatttatatagcccaaaAATGGGCTGAAATCGCTGAATTTGTCGCTAGTCGCATTTTAGAAATATTGTCGCTAAGAGGGTCTGAAAAGTCACTAAATAGTAGCGAGAAAGTCACCCAGTTGGCAACTTTGGTGGGAAGACCTGGCGGGAGTCACCATCTTTGTTTTTCTGCAATCGGATGCAACGATTTTTGgcgagagggtggagctggggaggatgacagGGCCATTATAGCGTTCCTTTAACCTCGGAACTGGaaatgacgtcacacccgagttgaatgcgttccatttacaagtctgattttcattgttttcattagctctagccaggttagccactgttagcaataccagtttataacaacgcattaaacagttttttgtgcatacaaacagacagatagAAGATGGACAGGACTGcgtgtacgactgatttagtgagacacaaataaagacagaagtgctactaactgtatgttactacagctttcactgctgttgatgcacggtgcagccatgttggatttttagctTGGGGTTACTCGGTGATTGTTCGAGTTCCAAACTcggaaatccgaggtcagggggcgtttttccgactttgacctcagaAAATCCGACTTCCGAGGACACTaagagccagtgttgtttatggttgcaatggcgctgcgctaagctaaagagggaaagtcgcagattttcaacccttctatAGCGAGTCAGTGAAGATTTACTAGCGGGTAAACACAGACCTCTAGGTACTACCGCCATTCATCAGAATGTACAGtggaacaggaaatctgccaACTTTCTCGTtcccagctaacgctagcggttGCTAGCTAACTTGGTTGGCAGAATGCTGAACAAGAATTCCTaaaaaattgcttttttttaggcgaccaaaatgttccagttaACTTTGCTGAAGTGAAACCACACAGTGAGAGTCaaagtttaagaaaaaaaaacaagttgaggtctattttaatgtccacagtgttagcatggttagcattgctaagcatCTGTCCTAATTGACAGGTcttaaagcatcccctgctttatcctctattttaaaataaatggggcccttatttactaaatgaacagcatgctgtattgaagaagacatGAAACTAGCGATAGAGAGAGTGAAATAAAAGTGACATTATGACAAGTTGTCATAGgcctataaaaaaaacttttttaaatctcacaccttttaaataaaaacctacttatttatttatttattgaactaTATTGActcatttacatatttatatttacattcatttaggcctatatatttattttaggaTGTATCTCATAAAcacctatttatttattcaatattGAATAAATGGCATTTATCTCAAACAAAAGTAAACATCAGCCCATACTTATTCTAAATTCACTCAAAAGCATTTTGAGGCAACTCGATAACAAAGTGTACTGTTATATGATATAATGcctaatgtaaaataaaacaccaaTTATACCACTACCCTAATTGTAATACTATTATTAATAACATATAGCTTAAGTTGGAAAATAAGCCTGCATGCTCCTCCACGGTCTATTTGGGGCAAAACGATAGTAACCAGCGATTCAATTCTGTTAATTAACATGTAGGCCTGTTCATTGACACATAACTGTAAGATATTTAAATAATATGCAATTTACTGATTGTAAACTACAAAATGGAATCATGTTTCACGAGTGATTTTCCGTATCTTGACGATAACggaaacaaatttaaaaagtattttgttcTCCACAGAAGTGCTCAACATGAATGGGCGGACACAAACAAAGAACACTCCGCGCTATCAGCCAATCACGACACATTGTTGCAAACCTGACCAATCAAAATGGAAGGCTGCGACAACACGGTTTCACCACCAGCCAATGGTAAGAGGCGGAGATGGGACGTagtgctgtcagctgttcttgttttgcttctctttttttcacccGTTCTTTTCCTCCGGGGTCTGGATAAACCGaccggggaaaaaaaaaataaacgcaGCGAAACTGAAATTGTATTAAATTCTAGCGGAGAAACGCGCCAGCTCTGCCTCGAGAGCGCCCTCACACATCACCGCGGACCACATTTCTTCCAAATTGGAGCCGTCTTCCGCCGACATCGAGCGAAGAGGTGTAGCCGATCCCAGGCCTCCAATCCAGGgcggagggagggaaggaggtcGCTGGGAATCGGGATGGAGACCGGAGAGGGTGCTGGCGGGCCTGGCGGGCCGGACGGCCCGGACGGACCTGGCGGGCCGGACGGACCGGGGCTCCAGTTTGGCTGTGCCTCTTTCAACCAAGACTCCACGTAAGCGATCAGGCAATTTAATCACAGATAAGAAGCGGAAGAGTCAATGAAAGACCCATCCTGCTTGATTTGTCCCCGAAATTACacaaataggctacataaatcGAAATATTCCTTTTAGTCACTTAAAACGGAGCCGTGTAGTTGATACACCCTTACCTATTTTCATACAATTAAAGGGACACTCCACCAATTTTACATAGGCCTAATCAAGCTCAGTTTAGCCTACTTATCATGTCGACTACCATATACCTTAAAACCTTTTCTATTTGTATAATGTCGCCCGGCTCTGGGGAAGCTATGCAAAGTTTAAGAAGacaaccctgatgatgtcatcttgGGTTGGGTTGGCTTGGAGAAGAACAGACACCAGCAAACCTATGCCTTGGAGGGTGGGTGATTGTTGAAGAATGAAGCCAacatgtaataatataataataataataataataataataataataataataataataataatagtagtagtagtaatagtaataataagtGCCAACCGCTGCAGTTCCTCGAGTGGCCCCTTGAAAAATTAAAAcccaactttacagcagaaataa
Encoded here:
- the zgc:86896 gene encoding actin-related protein 2/3 complex subunit 1A-A, with product MSLYSFGLEPLSCHTWNKDRTQIAVSPNNNVVNIYEKNGKEWVKIHELTEHSGRITGIDWAPESNRIVTCASDRNAYVWTLKDGVWKPTLVLVRINRAATCVKWSPLENKFALGSGARLISVCYFEKENDWWLSKHIKKPICSTVLSLDWHPNNILLAAGSADFHCRVFSAYIKDIEDKPGPTAWGAKMPFGEVLLEHKDCGGWVHSVSFSPGGDQLACVAHNSSITVVDAAQAKEVTQLTTDHLPLLSVLYVSPTELVAAGHDCCPYQFTYKGPGALEFVKKLDIPKQTSKASMSAMQHFRNLDKKATDEESNEMGNLHQNSITQLCVVSGKKAKVEKYSSVGLDGAIVIWDFKH